The nucleotide window GTCAAAGGAATAAACCCTGAAGATGAGGAAAAAGTCCTCAAAGAGTTAAAAGAAAGCGGGGCAAAGATAATCAGCTCTGCTGAGCTTTAATTCTTTTCCACTCTTTCAGCAGTGCGGATACAAGGTTGAGGACTATCGGGCCGATTATTAGGCCTTTAACTCCAAATGCCCATGCCCCACCGATCATTCCAACCAAGACCATTATCTCGTCTAGCTTGGCTTCTTTTGCGACTAATTTTGGCCTTATTGTAAAATCTGGGAGCGGAGAGACCAGTGTAGCTCCGTAAATGGAGATTGCAACCGCTCTTAGCAAATCTCCCTGTCTTAATAGGTATATGGCTGCAGCAAGCCATATAATCCACCCTTCGAAGAGGGGAATAAAACTGAAGAGTATCGTTAAAAGCCCAGCGAGTAGAGCTGTTGGAAAGTCTGTGATGCCAAATCCCCATAAGCCCAAAGTCATTAAGATTCCCTTGGCAATGTTGAGAATGAGCCATGCTCTTATGAGGGCCTGCAACGTGATGTCTGCCCTCTTTAAGAGTTTTTCTCCCAAATTTTCACGTCCGCCAGGGATCAGGCAGTGCATTAGCCTTTTTATCTCTTCTGAGTTTACGAGAATAGCGTAGAACATAGTTAAGAAAACCACCAGCTGAAGAAGGTATTTGGGTATTGAGAACGCATAGTTCTGTGCATATTCGGTCAATTTTGGG belongs to Thermococcus bergensis and includes:
- a CDS encoding AI-2E family transporter, yielding MKAEEVVWGVVALIILYLAWRTVAPLLSAIFFAAILAYAVLPIHNRLSKRIDSKKSALVLTALLIGLSAVITVELVLVIKNLVVSFYEDIMAFISWSLTLELPFGAHEVLQKLYSQLTPKLTEYAQNYAFSIPKYLLQLVVFLTMFYAILVNSEEIKRLMHCLIPGGRENLGEKLLKRADITLQALIRAWLILNIAKGILMTLGLWGFGITDFPTALLAGLLTILFSFIPLFEGWIIWLAAAIYLLRQGDLLRAVAISIYGATLVSPLPDFTIRPKLVAKEAKLDEIMVLVGMIGGAWAFGVKGLIIGPIVLNLVSALLKEWKRIKAQQS